The DNA window GGATTACGTCGTCGAGTTCGTCGGACAGTCGCTGAAGCAGTCGGGCGTGCGTCGTCGTGGCGAGCGTATATTCGGGGTGTGAACCCCCCGTCTCTACCGTTTTCACCAGTTCGAGTTCGAGGAGGTCGTCCCGGTGGGCCGTCCACGTGCTCGGGGCGGTTCCGGCGTGGTCTACCAACTCCGTCGCGCTGAAACTCTCGTTCGGGTCGTCCGCGAGTACCGCGAGAAACTTCATTCGCGCCGGATAGGTGAACACCTGTGCGAGGGGAGGTGCGGTGAGGTCGGCCTCGGAGGGACGCATATGGTATGCTATTCCATGTTTGTTTGAAAACAGTGTCGAAGTTCGTTTGAAAAAGAAAGAGGTTAACATACGGCCAAATGAATGGAAAATTTTTAGACAATGTGGTCTGTATCACCCCTTGGATGCGTGAGAAGTGCACGAATCGCCGGTACAAACGCACGCCACTCTCCGCTGGTCACCGCCACTCAACCAGTACCGGAGTACGTCAAACTGCGACACACCGTTCGTATCGGCGGCCGTGTCGGCACGCATCCTGTCACTGCCTACCGGTCGGGATACTTCGCCACACCTGACCGGTCGCACCTTTTGTTTGGTCTCCTCTGACGGTTTCGTGCGTCGGTTTCTCCGTTGAATCGGCGCGTCCCCCGCTTTCATCAGTGTCTTTCTCTCGCCGTTCCTCTATCCGTCGTGGAAATACCTGTATTTTTAACTGATGACGACCGGAGTCTAAAACGATGGTCGAGGCGTTTGCGGTCGCGAGCGGGAAAGGTGGCACCGGCAAGACCACGAGCACGCTCTCCCTCGGGATGGCGCTGGCCGAGGAGTACGACGTGACGGTCGTCGATGCCGACACTGGCATGGCGAACCTCCTGTTTCACACGGGACTGACCGACGCGGAGACGACGCTCCACGACTTGCTCATCGGGGACAGCGACGCGTCGGTCGAAGAGGCCGTCTACGAACGGTTCGGGATGCGCGTCGTCCCCTGTGGAACGAGCCTTGCCGCGTTCGAGCGTGCCGACCCGGACCGGTTACAGGACGTCGTGGCGACGCTGGCCGCGGAGACGGACGTGCTCTTGCTCGACTCGCCCGCCGCGCTCGGAAGCAAGAGCGCGATTCTCCCCATCGTCCTCGCCGACCGAATCGTCGTCGTCCTCCAACCCACGATACCCTCCCTGAGCGACGGGCTGAAGGTCCAAGAGTACGCTCGCTCGTACGGCACCGGAACCGCGGGGGTGCTGTTCAACAAGGTTCACGACGACGAGGACGTGCGTCCGATAGCGGACAAGAGCGAGCGGTATTTCGACGGGCCGACGCTCGCGGCGGTCCCCGACGACCACGCGGCGCGGGCGGCCCGTCGGGCGGGAAAACCGCTCCTCGCGCACGCGCCCGAGAGCGCGGCCGCGAGCGCCTACCGCGATGCCGCCACAACCCTCGACGTTCGGACCGGCGAGTCGGAACGCGTCGCCAAACGCTTCCGCAGTGCGGTCATCCCCGACGCACCATGACGTCCCCGCACGGCGAACTGGTCCGTTCCCGCGTCGTCAGCGACCCGTCGACAGCGCTCGCCACCGCGCTGGAACGCGACCTCACCGGTCACGCCGTCTTCAAACCCCAAGACTCGCTCCTCCTCGACGCGGACGGGTACGGCGTGCTGACCTTCGAGGACGGCATCCCCGTGCAAGCCCATCACACCGGGACGGGCCGCGGCGGACCGGCGGCCGTCGCCGACCTCGCCGTTCCCGGACCGTACAGCGTCGAACTCTATCGACAACCCGTGGACGAACGCGAGACGACCCATGGAGCGGACGACCGGACGATTCCGCCGGGAATGCCCGCCGAACGGCTGGCGGGCGACCCGCAACTGGCCGCGAGAACGCGGGCGCGTGCGCCGGAACGACCGACGTCCGACACGGAAACGACCCCGACCAGCGCCGTGGAAGCGTTCCTCGAAGACGAGGAGAAAATCGCGGCCATTCGGAAGCAGGCGAAACGAGAGGCCGAGCGGCGGGCCGAGGAGTGGGGATTGGGCGACCAACTGGACCCGTAGCGGCCCGCACTACTCCTGTTCGATGTCCGATTTCAGCGCCGAGAGGATGATGTCGGTCGTCTCGGCGACGACCTCTTCGAGGAACTCGGGGTCCGATTGGGTCGGGTCGCCGCGTCCGCCCTGCTCCGTGATGTCGTCGAAGTAGGTGTACTTGCGCGCCTCGAACCGTGCCTTTCGAACCTGTGGCTCTTTCTTCTCGGTCTTCACGAGGTCGGGATAGAACAGTTCGATGACGCTCGTCTCGTGGTCGCCCGCGTGGCCCCACTCGTCGCCGAACCGCTCTTCCAACCGGTCCCGTGCGAAATTCGTCCAGTGGACGAGCGACGTTTTGACGCCGTGGTCGCGCTGAATCCTGTCCGCGGCGAGCGTGAGCGGCGCGTTGTTCCCGCCGTGGCAGTTGACGATGGCGAGTCGCTCGGCCCCGTGTTCCGCGATGGATTCGCCGATGTCCTCGATGACGCGCTGGTAGGTGTCGCTCGACAGCGTGACGGTCCCGGCGTAGTTCATGTGGTGTTCGGAGTAGCCGTAGGGCAGGGTCGGCAGTCGAACCATCGACAGGTCGCGGTCCGGTGCCGCCTCGACGAGTTCCCGCGAGAGGGATTCGGCACGGAGCGTGTCCACCGTCACCGGGAGGTGGAGGGAGTGTTGTTCGACGCTTCCGGTCGGGAGGACGACGAAATCGGCGTCGGGAATCGCCTCCTCGGCGTCCTCCCACGTCATCCCGCCGAGGTCGTACGGTTCGTAGTCGAGTCGAACCGTCATCGGTCCGCCT is part of the Haladaptatus paucihalophilus DX253 genome and encodes:
- a CDS encoding nucleotide-binding protein, which codes for MVEAFAVASGKGGTGKTTSTLSLGMALAEEYDVTVVDADTGMANLLFHTGLTDAETTLHDLLIGDSDASVEEAVYERFGMRVVPCGTSLAAFERADPDRLQDVVATLAAETDVLLLDSPAALGSKSAILPIVLADRIVVVLQPTIPSLSDGLKVQEYARSYGTGTAGVLFNKVHDDEDVRPIADKSERYFDGPTLAAVPDDHAARAARRAGKPLLAHAPESAAASAYRDAATTLDVRTGESERVAKRFRSAVIPDAP
- a CDS encoding creatininase family protein; translation: MTVRLDYEPYDLGGMTWEDAEEAIPDADFVVLPTGSVEQHSLHLPVTVDTLRAESLSRELVEAAPDRDLSMVRLPTLPYGYSEHHMNYAGTVTLSSDTYQRVIEDIGESIAEHGAERLAIVNCHGGNNAPLTLAADRIQRDHGVKTSLVHWTNFARDRLEERFGDEWGHAGDHETSVIELFYPDLVKTEKKEPQVRKARFEARKYTYFDDITEQGGRGDPTQSDPEFLEEVVAETTDIILSALKSDIEQE